A region of Plantactinospora sp. BC1 DNA encodes the following proteins:
- the wecB gene encoding non-hydrolyzing UDP-N-acetylglucosamine 2-epimerase gives MTRVMTVVGTRPEIIRLSRVLDRLDRTVEHLLVHTGQNWDRNLSEVFFTELRLRAPDRFLRVDTTSLARVLGGVLTGIEQAITELRPDALLVLGDTNSCIAALMARRMRVPVYHMEAGNRCFDLNVPEETNRRLVDHVADFNLVYTEHARRNLLAEGLHPRRILHTGSPMREVLEHYRPEVAASTILRQLELEPGGYFVVSAHREENVDDPARLGRLLDCLRAVRDTWRLPVLVSTHPRTRKRLEALAADTSTLDGIAFHEPFGLFDYVRLQSQARCTLSDSGTISEEAAILGFPAVTLRESIERPEALDAGGIVMTGLDPAGVLEAVRVTVDQVAEAGVPCPADYRVTDTSRRVVDFILSTVRRHHDWAGIRR, from the coding sequence ATGACCCGGGTGATGACGGTGGTGGGGACCCGACCGGAGATCATCCGGCTCTCCCGGGTACTCGACCGGCTGGACCGTACGGTCGAGCACCTGCTGGTGCACACCGGACAGAACTGGGACCGGAACCTCTCCGAGGTCTTCTTCACCGAGCTGCGGCTGCGTGCGCCGGACCGCTTCCTCCGGGTCGACACCACCTCGCTGGCCCGGGTGCTCGGCGGGGTGCTGACCGGCATCGAGCAGGCCATCACCGAGCTGCGTCCGGACGCGCTGCTGGTGCTCGGCGACACCAACAGCTGCATCGCCGCGCTGATGGCCCGGCGGATGCGGGTGCCGGTCTATCACATGGAGGCCGGCAACCGGTGCTTCGACCTGAACGTGCCGGAGGAGACCAACCGGCGGCTGGTCGACCACGTCGCCGACTTCAACCTGGTCTACACCGAGCACGCCCGGCGGAACCTGCTGGCCGAGGGGCTGCACCCACGCCGGATCCTGCACACCGGCTCGCCGATGCGCGAGGTGCTGGAGCACTACCGGCCGGAGGTGGCCGCCTCGACGATCCTGCGCCAGCTCGAACTGGAGCCGGGCGGCTACTTCGTGGTCAGCGCGCACCGCGAGGAGAACGTCGACGACCCGGCCCGGCTGGGTCGGCTGCTCGACTGCCTGCGCGCCGTCCGGGACACCTGGCGGCTGCCGGTGCTGGTCTCCACGCATCCGCGTACCCGCAAGCGGCTGGAGGCGCTCGCCGCCGACACGTCCACACTGGACGGAATCGCGTTCCACGAGCCGTTCGGGCTCTTCGACTACGTACGCCTCCAGTCGCAGGCCCGGTGCACCCTGTCGGACAGTGGGACGATCAGCGAGGAGGCGGCGATCCTCGGCTTCCCGGCGGTGACCCTGCGGGAGTCGATCGAACGGCCCGAGGCGCTGGACGCGGGCGGCATCGTGATGACCGGCCTCGACCCGGCCGGGGTGCTGGAGGCGGTCCGGGTCACCGTCGACCAGGTCGCCGAGGCCGGCGTGCCCTGCCCGGCGGACTACCGGGTCACCGACACCTCCCGCCGGGTCGTCGACTTCATCCTCTCCACCGTCCGCCGGCACCACGACTGGGCGGGCATCCGGCGGTAG
- a CDS encoding glycosyltransferase family 4 protein, producing the protein MKIGFVTQWYPPEPVFVPGELARELGVRGHRVRVLTGYPNYPEGRIYPGYRQRWRTSHTGGENVTVRRVPVYPSHDSSPLGRTANFASFAATSALFAPGYLTGADALYVYHPPATAFAAAAVARLARRVPLVLHVQDMWPESVTASTMSPGGGAGRMIERALSATMRRLYRSATAIAVISPSMAELVVARGADPGRVRVVLNWTDERLFRPVPATASARAALGHRGRCTVMFAGNMGPFQRIETAIRAAYAARDRVDLVLVGSGTEEQRARRLATELGAGNVRFLGRRRPEEMADLYAAADYQLVCLRDLPGLRGTVPSKLQAALACGAPVLVSAAGDAARLVESTGVGLVCPPEDPTALAARLVEAAALPPAARTALRHRAREVYRERMSLRVGADQIEDLLTKSAVPSAGRSGPATARRLLGGGGRPAPDREGPERETGTRPR; encoded by the coding sequence GTGAAGATCGGCTTCGTCACGCAGTGGTATCCGCCGGAGCCGGTCTTCGTACCGGGTGAACTCGCCCGGGAACTCGGCGTCCGGGGGCACCGGGTGCGGGTACTCACCGGCTATCCGAACTATCCGGAGGGGCGGATCTATCCCGGCTACCGGCAGCGGTGGCGGACCTCGCACACCGGGGGCGAGAACGTCACCGTACGCCGGGTGCCGGTCTATCCGAGCCACGACTCGTCCCCGCTCGGCCGGACCGCCAACTTCGCCAGCTTCGCCGCGACCAGCGCGCTGTTCGCCCCGGGCTATCTGACCGGCGCCGACGCGCTCTACGTCTACCACCCGCCCGCCACCGCCTTCGCCGCCGCGGCGGTGGCCCGGCTGGCCCGGCGGGTCCCGCTGGTGCTGCACGTCCAGGACATGTGGCCGGAGTCGGTGACCGCCTCGACGATGAGTCCCGGCGGCGGCGCCGGCCGGATGATCGAGCGCGCCCTGTCGGCGACGATGCGCCGGCTCTACCGTTCGGCGACCGCGATCGCGGTCATCTCGCCCTCCATGGCCGAGCTGGTCGTCGCGCGGGGCGCCGACCCGGGCCGGGTCCGGGTGGTGCTGAACTGGACCGACGAGCGGCTCTTCCGGCCGGTGCCGGCGACCGCGTCGGCGCGGGCCGCCCTCGGGCACCGGGGCCGCTGCACCGTCATGTTCGCCGGCAACATGGGGCCGTTCCAGCGGATAGAGACCGCGATCCGGGCGGCGTACGCGGCCCGGGACCGGGTCGACCTGGTCCTGGTCGGCTCGGGTACCGAGGAGCAGCGCGCCCGCCGGCTCGCCACCGAGCTGGGCGCCGGCAACGTACGCTTCCTCGGCCGGCGCCGGCCGGAGGAGATGGCCGACCTCTACGCGGCGGCCGACTACCAGCTCGTCTGCCTGCGGGACCTGCCCGGGCTGCGCGGCACCGTGCCGTCCAAGCTCCAGGCCGCGCTCGCCTGCGGCGCTCCGGTGCTCGTCTCGGCGGCCGGGGACGCGGCCCGGCTGGTGGAGTCGACCGGAGTGGGCCTGGTCTGCCCGCCCGAGGACCCGACCGCGCTGGCCGCCCGGCTCGTCGAGGCGGCGGCGCTGCCACCGGCGGCCCGGACCGCGCTGCGCCACCGGGCCCGGGAGGTCTACCGGGAGCGGATGTCGTTGCGGGTCGGCGCCGACCAGATCGAGGACCTGCTGACCAAGAGCGCCGTACCGTCGGCCGGCCGCTCCGGCCCGGCCACCGCGCGCCGGCTCCTCGGCGGTGGCGGCCGACCGGCTCCCGATCGTGAAGGGCCCGAACGCGAGACAGGGACGAGGCCGCGATGA